In Macrobrachium nipponense isolate FS-2020 chromosome 36, ASM1510439v2, whole genome shotgun sequence, a genomic segment contains:
- the LOC135203749 gene encoding uncharacterized protein LOC135203749, whose amino-acid sequence MNFLRGSFGGGGSAADEGPPKGEQDSNVRDHATFFSWKNIWTDNQEEKAEGPKSRAGSDPSAPRKGRRSSRSSTGLSVIDETIGNGDHSSSRRDSRDFLGRIGNGELCDDNREDSDTLEADDDRTSISSSETLRRGSLTDGIKRVVSKTHATPSDGKSDGSNQSGYFNIPWKDKGMSFPWKKEDAGEQGSGKSSQAPKEGSTPKSFGIGGLSTKGEDESKKNKSRSPSRHFPWASSDAGDSDSTSELSFTMPWKSSSDASKKGTGSQDSAAIHFPWWTGINLEDKKERDPSVTSTGESSEDIDSGIIGDESASLISESKPEKTKQKEKENTNPFQNVPWFIGGSSSEKKAEKNKETHSALSGFPWSREGTDKKNGAEGDTWSASVNIPWLRKSGEKKKVEKGKADGEKEEPHKESDRSEGAKAEAHDGELGQSEETDEEDIKRPSVVRRVRKVIDAKTDIKIDSMKPLIKSRGSVDSESREKIVESDEDVKGSSGQSPALYLEQLVVLKTRAGRVKEKVSFLHC is encoded by the coding sequence ATGAATTTCCTGCGCGGGAGTTTTGGCGGTGGGGGAAGCGCTGCAGACGAAGGGCCCCCGAAGGGAGAACAGGACAGTAACGTGAGGGATCACGCCACCTTCTTCTCGTGGAAGAACATTTGGACagacaatcaagaagaaaaagcTGAAGGTCCTAAAAGCCGCGCTGGAAGTGACCCCAGCGCCCCTAGGAAGGGACGCAGGAGCAGCCGCAGTAGCACTGGGCTGTCTGTCATTGATGAAACTATTGGGAATGGAGATCACTCTAGCAGTCGACGGGATAGTAGAGATTTCCTCGGGCGAATTGGGAACGGTGAGCTCTGCGACGATAACCGAGAAGACTCGGACACTCTGGAAGCTGACGATGACAGGACCAGCATCTCGTCCTCCGAGACCTTGCGTCGCGGAAGCCTCACTGACGGTATCAAACGCGTGGTGTCAAAGACTCACGCTACCCCTAGTGATGGGAAGTCTGACGGGTCCAATCAATCAGGTTACTTCAACATCCCTTGGAAGGACAAAGGCATGTCCTTTCCATGGAAGAAGGAAGATGCTGGGGAACAGGGGTCTGGGAAGTCATCCCAAGCACCAAAAGAAGGGAGCACCCCAAAGTCCTTTGGTATTGGTGGCTTGAGTACCAAAGGAGAAGACGAGAGCAAAAAGAACAAATCTCGTAGCCCATCGAGACACTTCCCTTGGGCCAGTTCTGATGCTGGAGATTCTGACAGTACGTCAGAGCTTTCTTTTACAATGCCGTGGAAAAGCTCTTCAGACGCCTCCAAAAAAGGCACTGGGAGTCAAGACTCGGCAGCTATCCACTTCCCTTGGTGGACTGGGATCAATTTAGAGGACAAAAAGGAAAGGGATCCCAGTGTAACAAGCACTGGTGAAAGCAGTGAGGACATTGACAGCGGCATCATTGGTGACGAGAGCGCATCTCTCATCAGTGAGAGTAAGCCTGAAAAGACTAagcagaaggagaaagagaacaccAACCCATTCCAGAATGTCCCGTGGTTCATTGGTGGCAGTAGCAGTGAAAAGAAGGCTGAGAAAAACAAGGAGACCCACAGTGCCCTGTCGGGCTTTCCGTGGAGTCGCGAAGGCACCGACAAGAAAAATGGTGCGGAAGGTGATACATGGAGTGCTTCGGTTAACATCCCGTGGCTGCGGAAGTCAGGTGAGAAGAAGAAAGTTGAGAAGGGGAAAGCTGATGGTGAGAAGGAAGAACCACACAAGGAATCTGATCGTTCTGAGGGTGCTAAAGCAGAGGCCCATGACGGGGAGCTAGGTCAGTCTGAAGAAACAGACGAGGAGGACATCAAACGCCCATCTGTGGTCAGAAGAGTGCGGAAGGTAATAGATGCGAAAACCGATATAAAGATTGACAGCATGAAGCCTCTCATCAAGAGCAGGGGAAGTGTTGACAGTGAGAGCAGAGAGAAAATTGTCGAATCAGATGAGGACGTCAAGGGTTCATCGGGGCAGTCGCCAGCTCTGTATCTGGAGCAGCTAGTGGTTTTGAAGACCCGGGCTGGTCGGGTCAAGGAAAAGGTAAGCTTTCTGCACTGTTAG